The region TTACTACGCATTTATATAGGTATTGTTAAGTCTAGATAAAGAAAAAGACGAGCATCAAACTCGCCTTTTTACCTAGTTATGTACTAATTATAAGCTAACTAACCTTAACTAACCTTTATTAACCCAAGCACAGCATAACATAAGCTACATAGCTAAGCCGCCATCGATTTCCACAACACGTCCAGTAAAGAATTCATTTTCAAAAATGTATTTTACCGTATGAGCAATTTCATCAGCTTCGCCAAGGCGACCAAGAGGTTTCATTTTTTCTAAACGTTCACGCATTTCTGGCTTCATTGCATCTGTCATTGCCGTGCGGATAACGCCCGGTGCGATTGCTCCCACTCGAATACCATAACGCCCAAGCTCACGTGCCCAAGTGACCGTCATTGCCACAACGCCCGCTTTTGATGCAGCGTAATTGGTTTGCCCCATATTACCGTTACGGGCAATTGACGACATATTAACAATAACGCCTTTGCGTTTGTTTTTAACCATATGAGCAGCTGCTTCTCTGCCACATAGAAAAAAGCCAGTAAGGTTAACATCAATGACCGACTGAAATTGTGCTAACGACATTTTCTTAACGATTTCGCCGTCTTTTTCTTTGATCAGCATTCCATCGCGCAAAATACCAGCATTGTTGACGAGCCCATCAAAACCGTCGAAGTCCTGATTAATCTGTTCAAAAACAGCTTCTACATCAGACTCTATGGTGACATTAGCAATATAAGGCTTAGCCGAAGACCCCGCTTGTTCAACTAAGGTAACTGTTTCCTGTAGTAGCTCAGCATCAAGATCAATGAGTGCCAGCTGTGCCCCTTGCTCAGCTAAACTGACGGCGATTGCTCGTCCAAGCCCTTGACCACCACCTGTGATAACAATTGTTTTATTCTCTACATTCATAGTTAGTCGTTTCTACTTTAATTGTTCTGGTTGCTCAAAAATTTTAAAAATACTGGAAAAGTCTATTCCACCATTACCCGCTTGCGCATGCATTGCATATAAACTTCTGGCGAGTGCGCCCATCGGCGTTGATGACTTGCTAGCTAGCGCAGTTTCCATTGCTAACCCTAAATCTTTCGCCATCAAATCGACCATAAAGCCGCCTTGATAATCATTAGATGAAGGCACATTGTCCATGACATCAGGACAAGGGTTGTAGACATCAAGCGTCCAGTTACTGCCTGATGATTTACTCATAATGTTGGATAGCACTTTTGGATCTAAACCATTGGCGATGCCAAGTTGAAGTGCTTCAGACGTGCCAACCATTAATACCGACAACAGCATGTTATTGCACACCTTGGCAACTTGCCCTGCGCCATGTTCGCCAGCGTGGAAAATGTTTTTGCCCATTTGCGAAAGAATAGGCTCGGCTCGGGTAAAACTCTCAACAG is a window of Thalassotalea euphylliae DNA encoding:
- a CDS encoding SDR family oxidoreductase; protein product: MNVENKTIVITGGGQGLGRAIAVSLAEQGAQLALIDLDAELLQETVTLVEQAGSSAKPYIANVTIESDVEAVFEQINQDFDGFDGLVNNAGILRDGMLIKEKDGEIVKKMSLAQFQSVIDVNLTGFFLCGREAAAHMVKNKRKGVIVNMSSIARNGNMGQTNYAASKAGVVAMTVTWARELGRYGIRVGAIAPGVIRTAMTDAMKPEMRERLEKMKPLGRLGEADEIAHTVKYIFENEFFTGRVVEIDGGLAM
- the mmsB gene encoding 3-hydroxyisobutyrate dehydrogenase, yielding MAIKIAFIGLGNMGGPMAINLVEAGRKNGNKVCVYDLSAQAVVDVVEHGAATAVSASKAVDDADVIISMLPAGKHVEQLYLSEGEGLIHHIKPGALVIDSSTIDATTAKKVAGVLVEQGIDFIDAPVSGGVGGAKAGTLSFMVGGTVESFTRAEPILSQMGKNIFHAGEHGAGQVAKVCNNMLLSVLMVGTSEALQLGIANGLDPKVLSNIMSKSSGSNWTLDVYNPCPDVMDNVPSSNDYQGGFMVDLMAKDLGLAMETALASKSSTPMGALARSLYAMHAQAGNGGIDFSSIFKIFEQPEQLK